The Acidobacteriota bacterium nucleotide sequence GTTCCGCCATCGCCGACGATCGCGTTCCAGTAACGGTCCGTCTCTTCCTGATTCTCCGTCGCGATCTGGAAAGAAAAGGCCTCGGTGTGCCTGAACGGTCCGCCGTTGAGACCGAGACAGGGAATGCCCAGGACGGTGAACTCCACCGTCAGCACATCGCCCTTCTTGCCGCCCGGATAGTCGCTGGGAGCGTTGTGAATGGCGGTTACTTTGCTATCCGGAAAGGTGACGGCGTAGAAGCGCGCCGCCTCATGCGCGTCCTTTTCGAACCCGAGGCAGATCGTGTTCTGCGGCTTCATGTTCGGGTGCTCCCTGTACTCGATTCTCAGATTACGGCTGGCTGAACCAAAACTGATGTTCCGAATTGCACCGACCCCGGCGTCCGGTTCCGGCGGCCTTTAGACTTTGCGCCGCTCAGGACGCAGGCTCGAGCTGGCCGTTCTCCATCTTCTCCTGGCACTCGATGCAGTACTTCGCCCACGGCACCGCTTCCAGCCGCTTCGGATTCATCTCCTTGCCGCAATTCGCGCACTCGCCAAACGTGCCTTCGCGGATGCGCGCGAGCGCCTCTTCTACTTGCGCCAGCAACTGGCGCTCGTTGTTGGATTGGCTGAAGAGGAACTCCTTGGTGTAGGAGTTCGCCGCCTTGTCGGCGATGTCCTGCGCGGATTCGAGGTCGGCGTCGCGCCCGTCTTGCACGTTACGCGAGACGATGCGCCGCAGTTCCTGCTGGCGCTCTTCCAGGCGCTTCTTGTATTGCTCGATCTTCTTCTTGTCCATCGTCCTTGCCGAGTCTTTATGCAATGGCATACGCGATACCGGAGGAATAAACGTTAGATGATAAGCGCGGGTGTGGGGAGCGTCAACTTGAGCGGAATCTG carries:
- a CDS encoding VOC family protein — encoded protein: MKPQNTICLGFEKDAHEAARFYAVTFPDSKVTAIHNAPSDYPGGKKGDVLTVEFTVLGIPCLGLNGGPFRHTEAFSFQIATENQEETDRYWNAIVGDGGTESQCGWCKDRWGLSWQITPRVLTDALAAGGGEAKRAFEAMMTMKKIDIAAIEAARRG
- a CDS encoding TraR/DksA family transcriptional regulator; translation: MPLHKDSARTMDKKKIEQYKKRLEERQQELRRIVSRNVQDGRDADLESAQDIADKAANSYTKEFLFSQSNNERQLLAQVEEALARIREGTFGECANCGKEMNPKRLEAVPWAKYCIECQEKMENGQLEPAS